In the genome of Vicinamibacteria bacterium, the window GGCAAGATCACGGTCACGATCCAGGAGAACACATCCATCACAACGACCGTCTCGAGCAACGGAACGTTCGAGCTGGACGGGGTTCCCGACGGCCAGTTCACGCTCGTCTTCTCGAGCACCACGACCGTACTCGGGACAGTCACGGTACCCGGGGGAGCTACCCAGGAGATTCACATCGTGGTAAACGTGACTGTGAACATCGTCGTGACCGTCAAGATCGAGATCGATGGTCATGACGTTCCGATTCCGCACCCGAGTCCGGGCCACGACAACGACGACTAGTCCCATCGTGTAACCCGACTCGGTAAGGACCGGCCGCCCTCCCCGGGCGGCCGGTCCTGTCTAGTCACGAGGACGCTCCGAGACACCCCGCCGGGGAGACTGAAGAGGCGACCCGCATATGAGACGCGCCTTCGTAGTCCTGTGGCTGCTGACGCTTCCCGTCGTCACGATGGCTGACGAGCCTCCGGCCAAGCCGAGGTCCGGCAACCGCCAGCCGACCGCGACGAGACGGCGCCAGGGCCCCGATGTCTTCGGCGGCTTCTCTTACACGCACGCCGGCCAGGCGAACCTCAAGGGGTGGCACCTCTCGGGGGCTATCCCCTTCGGCGGTCATCTCCTCGGAGGTTCGGTCCGGATAGCGGCCGACTTGAGCGGACACTACGGCTCGTTCGCCGGCGCCGACCTCAACCAGCTCACGTTTCTGGCCGGCCCCCGGATCGCATGGAACCGCGGTCGGCTGAGCCCCTTTGGGCAGGTTCTGGTGGGCGGCGCGCGGACGGGGACCAGCATAACGACGCCCCAGGTCCTCAGCGGCAGCAGCACGGCGTGGGGCGGCGCGCTCGGAGCGGGGGCCGACTACGGGCTCAACCGGCGCTGGGCCGCCCGCGCCCAGGCCGACCTACTCCTGCTTCATGGACAGGGCGTGTGGGATACCAACCCCCGCCTGTCACTAGGAGCCGTCTACCGCTTCGGCCACTGAGGTGATCGCGGAGGGACCGCGTCTGCGGGCCCTGGCCGCCCGGGCCTTCGCACCCGTGGACGCCGCGTCGCTCGTCTGCTTCCGGGTGGCTTTTGGGGCGGTAATGGCCTGGGAGACCGTCCGCTACTTCCGTAATGGTTGGATCGCGGCTGACTATATCGAGCCCGGGTTCCACTTCAAGTACCTCGGCTTTGACTGGGTGAGGCCCTGGCCGGGCGTGGGAATGTACGTGCACTTCGCCGTGCTCAGCCTCGCGGTTCTGGGCGTCGCCCTGGGGTTCGCCTACCGGCTGAACGCAGTCGTGTTCTTCCTTGGGTTCACCTACATCTTCCTCCTGGACCAGGCCTACTATCTCAACCACTTCTACCTAATCGTCCTCCTGGCTCTTTCGCTCGTCTTTCTGCCCGTACGGGGGGCTCTCTCCCTCGACGCCGTGCTCCGGCCCCGTCTGCGCTCGGACACGGCCCCGGCCTGGGCCTTGTGGCTCTTGAGGGTGCAGATCGGCATCCCGTATGTCTACGGCGGCCTGGCCAAGCTCAACCACGACTGGCTGCGCGGGGAGCCGATGCGCATGTGGCTGGCAGAGCGTACGCAACTCCCCCTGCTCGGCCGCTTCTTCACGGAAGAGTGGATGGTGTTCGCCTTCGCTTACGGCGGCCTCCTCCTCGACCTGCTCATCGTGCCCTTCCTGC includes:
- a CDS encoding outer membrane beta-barrel protein, which gives rise to MRRAFVVLWLLTLPVVTMADEPPAKPRSGNRQPTATRRRQGPDVFGGFSYTHAGQANLKGWHLSGAIPFGGHLLGGSVRIAADLSGHYGSFAGADLNQLTFLAGPRIAWNRGRLSPFGQVLVGGARTGTSITTPQVLSGSSTAWGGALGAGADYGLNRRWAARAQADLLLLHGQGVWDTNPRLSLGAVYRFGH